The following proteins are co-located in the Anser cygnoides isolate HZ-2024a breed goose chromosome 2, Taihu_goose_T2T_genome, whole genome shotgun sequence genome:
- the ZBTB47 gene encoding zinc finger and BTB domain-containing protein 47 isoform X1 produces the protein MLIVEKTTDYPSAEYSLVEDVALHFTCLMDRLNEQRLFQPDLCDVDIVLVQHKSIFPAHKGVLAAYSQFFHSLFTQNKQLQRVELSLEALTSQGLQQILNFIYTSKLLVNSCNVQDVLNAAAVLQMNNIASSCQDLLDTRSLSLAADMALPAEGCAGPPPYYCEIKQEVDAPHPKIYAREGNDPYSVRVEDGAGGGTLPAGPAKQYYKEEKDGGPGAVCKMEGEESEEDLDSQGSYNREQIIVEVNLNNQTLNVSKGMEGKAAASEAAVMGRPDGDGRDTEEDGEEENEEGEEEEEEEEDAEVGEEEEEEHSEEEDLEETTEEEEDEDDDEDASEVKREKSGQPRRGSRVSKATKSTMATRSQEMAKAEEEEEEEEEGQRGRKRKKEQDGLGQKVKLEEKQHYPCKKCPRVFNNRWYLEKHMNVTHSRMQICDKCGKRFLLESELLLHHQTDCEKNIQCVTCGKGFKKLWSLHEHNKIVHGYAEKKFSCEICEKKFYTMAHVRKHMVAHTKDMPFTCETCGKSFKRSMSLKVHSLQHSGEKPFKCENCNERFQYKYQLRSHMSIHIGHKQFMCQWCGKDFNMKQYFDEHMKTHTGEKPYICEICGKSFTSRPNMKRHRRTHTGEKPYPCDVCGQRFRFSNMLKAHKEKCFRVSNPLASDTATPQPAASPAPLPPGPGVSPLPLLHPLPQSLPPPPHLPPPPPLFPAGRINSNNN, from the exons CTGATAGTCGAAAAGACGACTGACTACCCTTCGGCCGAGTACTCCCTGGTGGAGGATGTAGCCCTCCACTTCACGTGTTTGATGGACAGACTGAATGAGCAGCGCCTCTTTCAGCCGGACCTGTGCGACGTGGACATCGTGCTGGTGCAGCACAAGAGCATCTTCCCGGCGCACAAGGGGGTCCTGGCGGCCTACAGCCAGTTCTTCCACTCCCTCTTCACCCAAAACAAGCAGCTGCAGCGCGTGGAGCTCTCGCTGGAGGCCCTCACCTCCCAGGGCCTCCAGCAGATCCTCAACTTCATCTACACCTCCAAACTCCTCGTCAACTCCTGCAATGTGCAGGACGTGCTGAACGCGGCCGCCGTGCTGCAGATGAACAACATCGCCTCCTCCTGCCAGGACCTCCTCGACACGCGCTCGCTCAGCCTGGCCGCCGACATGGCCCTGCCCGCCGAGGGCTGCGCCGGCCCCCCGCCCTACTACTGCGAGATCAAGCAGGAGGTGgacgccccccaccccaaaatctacGCCCGGGAAGGCAACGACCCCTACTCGGTGCGGGTGGAGGACGGGGCGGGTGGTGGGACActccccgcggggccggccAAGCAGTACTACAAGGAGGAGAAGGATGGCGGCCCCGGCGCTGTCTGTAAGATGGAGGGTGAGGAATCTGAGGAGGACCTGGACAGCCAGGGCTCCTACAACCGGGAGCAGATCATCGTGGAGGTGAACCTCAACAACCAGACCCTCAACGTCTCCaaggggatggaggggaaggcGGCCGCCAGCGAGGCGGCCGTGATGGGGCGGCCTGATGGCGACGGGCGCGACACGGAGGAGGACGGGGAGGAGGAGAacgaggaaggggaggaggaggaggaagaggaggaggacgcggaggtgggggaggaggaagaggaggagcacAGTGAGGAGGAAGACCTGGAGGAGACgacagaagaagaggaggacGAAGATGACGATGAAGATGCGTCGGaggtgaaaagagaaaagagcgGGCAGCCCCGCAGGGGTAGCCGAGTATCCAAGGCCACTAAATCCACCATGGCCACCAGGTCGCAGGAGATGGCCaaggcagaagaggaggaggaggaggaagaggaagggcagcgagggaggaagaggaagaaggagcaggATGGGCTGGGCCAGAAGGTGAAactggaggagaagcagcactaCCCGTGCAAGAAGTGCCCCCGAGTCTTCAACAACCGCTGGTACCTGGAGAAGCACATGAACGTCACGCACAGCCGCATGCAGATCTGTGACAAGTGCGGCAAACGCTTCCTCCTCGAGagcgagctgctgctgcaccaccAGACCGACTGCGAGAAGAACATCCAG TGCGTGACGTGCGGGAAGGGCTTCAAGAAGCTCTGGTCGCTCCATGAGCACAACAAGATCGTCCACGGCTACGCCGAGAAGAAGTTCTCCTGTGAGATCTGCGAGAAGAAGTTCTACACCATGGCCCACGTGCGCAAACACATGGTTG CTCACACCAAGGACATGCCCTTCACCTGCGAGACCTGCGGGAAGTCCTTCAAGCGCAGCATGTCCCTCAAGGTCCATTCGCTGCAGCACTCGGGGGAGAAGCCATTCAAATGCGAG AACTGCAACGAGCGCTTCCAGTACAAGTACCAGCTGCGCTCCCACATGAGCATCCACATCGGGCACAAGCAGTTCATGTGCCAGTGGTGCGGCAAGGACTTCAACATGAAGCAGTACTTCGACGAGCACATGAAGACGCACACAG GCGAGAAGCCCTACATCTGCGAGATCTGCGGGAAGAGCTTCACCAGCCGCCCCAACATGAAGCGGCACCGCCGGACCCACACGGGCGAGAAGCCCTACCCCTGCGACGTCTGCGGCCAGCGCTTCCGCTTCTCCAACATGCTCAAAGCCCACAAGGAGAAATGTTTCCGCGTCAGCAACCCCTTGGCTTCGGACACGGCCACCCCCCAGCCCGCcgccagcccagccccgctgccccccggccccggcgtCTCCCCGCTGCCGCTGCTTCATCCCCTCCCACagagcctccctcctcctcctcacctaccgccaccgcctccccTGTTCCCTGCAGGGAGGATAAATTCCAATAACAACTAG
- the ZBTB47 gene encoding zinc finger and BTB domain-containing protein 47 isoform X2 → MDRLNEQRLFQPDLCDVDIVLVQHKSIFPAHKGVLAAYSQFFHSLFTQNKQLQRVELSLEALTSQGLQQILNFIYTSKLLVNSCNVQDVLNAAAVLQMNNIASSCQDLLDTRSLSLAADMALPAEGCAGPPPYYCEIKQEVDAPHPKIYAREGNDPYSVRVEDGAGGGTLPAGPAKQYYKEEKDGGPGAVCKMEGEESEEDLDSQGSYNREQIIVEVNLNNQTLNVSKGMEGKAAASEAAVMGRPDGDGRDTEEDGEEENEEGEEEEEEEEDAEVGEEEEEEHSEEEDLEETTEEEEDEDDDEDASEVKREKSGQPRRGSRVSKATKSTMATRSQEMAKAEEEEEEEEEGQRGRKRKKEQDGLGQKVKLEEKQHYPCKKCPRVFNNRWYLEKHMNVTHSRMQICDKCGKRFLLESELLLHHQTDCEKNIQCVTCGKGFKKLWSLHEHNKIVHGYAEKKFSCEICEKKFYTMAHVRKHMVAHTKDMPFTCETCGKSFKRSMSLKVHSLQHSGEKPFKCENCNERFQYKYQLRSHMSIHIGHKQFMCQWCGKDFNMKQYFDEHMKTHTGEKPYICEICGKSFTSRPNMKRHRRTHTGEKPYPCDVCGQRFRFSNMLKAHKEKCFRVSNPLASDTATPQPAASPAPLPPGPGVSPLPLLHPLPQSLPPPPHLPPPPPLFPAGRINSNNN, encoded by the exons ATGGACAGACTGAATGAGCAGCGCCTCTTTCAGCCGGACCTGTGCGACGTGGACATCGTGCTGGTGCAGCACAAGAGCATCTTCCCGGCGCACAAGGGGGTCCTGGCGGCCTACAGCCAGTTCTTCCACTCCCTCTTCACCCAAAACAAGCAGCTGCAGCGCGTGGAGCTCTCGCTGGAGGCCCTCACCTCCCAGGGCCTCCAGCAGATCCTCAACTTCATCTACACCTCCAAACTCCTCGTCAACTCCTGCAATGTGCAGGACGTGCTGAACGCGGCCGCCGTGCTGCAGATGAACAACATCGCCTCCTCCTGCCAGGACCTCCTCGACACGCGCTCGCTCAGCCTGGCCGCCGACATGGCCCTGCCCGCCGAGGGCTGCGCCGGCCCCCCGCCCTACTACTGCGAGATCAAGCAGGAGGTGgacgccccccaccccaaaatctacGCCCGGGAAGGCAACGACCCCTACTCGGTGCGGGTGGAGGACGGGGCGGGTGGTGGGACActccccgcggggccggccAAGCAGTACTACAAGGAGGAGAAGGATGGCGGCCCCGGCGCTGTCTGTAAGATGGAGGGTGAGGAATCTGAGGAGGACCTGGACAGCCAGGGCTCCTACAACCGGGAGCAGATCATCGTGGAGGTGAACCTCAACAACCAGACCCTCAACGTCTCCaaggggatggaggggaaggcGGCCGCCAGCGAGGCGGCCGTGATGGGGCGGCCTGATGGCGACGGGCGCGACACGGAGGAGGACGGGGAGGAGGAGAacgaggaaggggaggaggaggaggaagaggaggaggacgcggaggtgggggaggaggaagaggaggagcacAGTGAGGAGGAAGACCTGGAGGAGACgacagaagaagaggaggacGAAGATGACGATGAAGATGCGTCGGaggtgaaaagagaaaagagcgGGCAGCCCCGCAGGGGTAGCCGAGTATCCAAGGCCACTAAATCCACCATGGCCACCAGGTCGCAGGAGATGGCCaaggcagaagaggaggaggaggaggaagaggaagggcagcgagggaggaagaggaagaaggagcaggATGGGCTGGGCCAGAAGGTGAAactggaggagaagcagcactaCCCGTGCAAGAAGTGCCCCCGAGTCTTCAACAACCGCTGGTACCTGGAGAAGCACATGAACGTCACGCACAGCCGCATGCAGATCTGTGACAAGTGCGGCAAACGCTTCCTCCTCGAGagcgagctgctgctgcaccaccAGACCGACTGCGAGAAGAACATCCAG TGCGTGACGTGCGGGAAGGGCTTCAAGAAGCTCTGGTCGCTCCATGAGCACAACAAGATCGTCCACGGCTACGCCGAGAAGAAGTTCTCCTGTGAGATCTGCGAGAAGAAGTTCTACACCATGGCCCACGTGCGCAAACACATGGTTG CTCACACCAAGGACATGCCCTTCACCTGCGAGACCTGCGGGAAGTCCTTCAAGCGCAGCATGTCCCTCAAGGTCCATTCGCTGCAGCACTCGGGGGAGAAGCCATTCAAATGCGAG AACTGCAACGAGCGCTTCCAGTACAAGTACCAGCTGCGCTCCCACATGAGCATCCACATCGGGCACAAGCAGTTCATGTGCCAGTGGTGCGGCAAGGACTTCAACATGAAGCAGTACTTCGACGAGCACATGAAGACGCACACAG GCGAGAAGCCCTACATCTGCGAGATCTGCGGGAAGAGCTTCACCAGCCGCCCCAACATGAAGCGGCACCGCCGGACCCACACGGGCGAGAAGCCCTACCCCTGCGACGTCTGCGGCCAGCGCTTCCGCTTCTCCAACATGCTCAAAGCCCACAAGGAGAAATGTTTCCGCGTCAGCAACCCCTTGGCTTCGGACACGGCCACCCCCCAGCCCGCcgccagcccagccccgctgccccccggccccggcgtCTCCCCGCTGCCGCTGCTTCATCCCCTCCCACagagcctccctcctcctcctcacctaccgccaccgcctccccTGTTCCCTGCAGGGAGGATAAATTCCAATAACAACTAG
- the ZBTB47 gene encoding zinc finger and BTB domain-containing protein 47 isoform X3, whose amino-acid sequence MLIVEKTTDYPSAEYSLVEDVALHFTCLMDRLNEQRLFQPDLCDVDIVLVQHKSIFPAHKGVLAAYSQFFHSLFTQNKQLQRVELSLEALTSQGLQQILNFIYTSKLLVNSCNVQDVLNAAAVLQMNNIASSCQDLLDTRSLSLAADMALPAEGCAGPPPYYCEIKQEVDAPHPKIYAREGNDPYSVRVEDGAGGGTLPAGPAKQYYKEEKDGGPGAVCKMEGEESEEDLDSQGSYNREQIIVEVNLNNQTLNVSKGMEGKAAASEAAVMGRPDGDGRDTEEDGEEENEEGEEEEEEEEDAEVGEEEEEEHSEEEDLEETTEEEEDEDDDEDASEVKREKSGQPRRGSRVSKATKSTMATRSQEMAKAEEEEEEEEEGQRGRKRKKEQDGLGQKVKLEEKQHYPCKKCPRVFNNRWYLEKHMNVTHSRMQICDKCGKRFLLESELLLHHQTDCEKNIQCVTCGKGFKKLWSLHEHNKIVHGYAEKKFSCEICEKKFYTMAHVRKHMVAHTKDMPFTCETCGKSFKRSMSLKVHSLQHSGEKPFKCENCNERFQYKYQLRSHMSIHIGHKQFMCQWCGKDFNMKQYFDEHMKTHTAVASLRAS is encoded by the exons CTGATAGTCGAAAAGACGACTGACTACCCTTCGGCCGAGTACTCCCTGGTGGAGGATGTAGCCCTCCACTTCACGTGTTTGATGGACAGACTGAATGAGCAGCGCCTCTTTCAGCCGGACCTGTGCGACGTGGACATCGTGCTGGTGCAGCACAAGAGCATCTTCCCGGCGCACAAGGGGGTCCTGGCGGCCTACAGCCAGTTCTTCCACTCCCTCTTCACCCAAAACAAGCAGCTGCAGCGCGTGGAGCTCTCGCTGGAGGCCCTCACCTCCCAGGGCCTCCAGCAGATCCTCAACTTCATCTACACCTCCAAACTCCTCGTCAACTCCTGCAATGTGCAGGACGTGCTGAACGCGGCCGCCGTGCTGCAGATGAACAACATCGCCTCCTCCTGCCAGGACCTCCTCGACACGCGCTCGCTCAGCCTGGCCGCCGACATGGCCCTGCCCGCCGAGGGCTGCGCCGGCCCCCCGCCCTACTACTGCGAGATCAAGCAGGAGGTGgacgccccccaccccaaaatctacGCCCGGGAAGGCAACGACCCCTACTCGGTGCGGGTGGAGGACGGGGCGGGTGGTGGGACActccccgcggggccggccAAGCAGTACTACAAGGAGGAGAAGGATGGCGGCCCCGGCGCTGTCTGTAAGATGGAGGGTGAGGAATCTGAGGAGGACCTGGACAGCCAGGGCTCCTACAACCGGGAGCAGATCATCGTGGAGGTGAACCTCAACAACCAGACCCTCAACGTCTCCaaggggatggaggggaaggcGGCCGCCAGCGAGGCGGCCGTGATGGGGCGGCCTGATGGCGACGGGCGCGACACGGAGGAGGACGGGGAGGAGGAGAacgaggaaggggaggaggaggaggaagaggaggaggacgcggaggtgggggaggaggaagaggaggagcacAGTGAGGAGGAAGACCTGGAGGAGACgacagaagaagaggaggacGAAGATGACGATGAAGATGCGTCGGaggtgaaaagagaaaagagcgGGCAGCCCCGCAGGGGTAGCCGAGTATCCAAGGCCACTAAATCCACCATGGCCACCAGGTCGCAGGAGATGGCCaaggcagaagaggaggaggaggaggaagaggaagggcagcgagggaggaagaggaagaaggagcaggATGGGCTGGGCCAGAAGGTGAAactggaggagaagcagcactaCCCGTGCAAGAAGTGCCCCCGAGTCTTCAACAACCGCTGGTACCTGGAGAAGCACATGAACGTCACGCACAGCCGCATGCAGATCTGTGACAAGTGCGGCAAACGCTTCCTCCTCGAGagcgagctgctgctgcaccaccAGACCGACTGCGAGAAGAACATCCAG TGCGTGACGTGCGGGAAGGGCTTCAAGAAGCTCTGGTCGCTCCATGAGCACAACAAGATCGTCCACGGCTACGCCGAGAAGAAGTTCTCCTGTGAGATCTGCGAGAAGAAGTTCTACACCATGGCCCACGTGCGCAAACACATGGTTG CTCACACCAAGGACATGCCCTTCACCTGCGAGACCTGCGGGAAGTCCTTCAAGCGCAGCATGTCCCTCAAGGTCCATTCGCTGCAGCACTCGGGGGAGAAGCCATTCAAATGCGAG AACTGCAACGAGCGCTTCCAGTACAAGTACCAGCTGCGCTCCCACATGAGCATCCACATCGGGCACAAGCAGTTCATGTGCCAGTGGTGCGGCAAGGACTTCAACATGAAGCAGTACTTCGACGAGCACATGAAGACGCACACAG